A region from the uncultured Bacteroides sp. genome encodes:
- a CDS encoding glycoside hydrolase family 43 protein: MKIEWYLSLAALFLCISCGTKGTREKKEPVTRGTYTNPLLPSGTDPSAVFLNGKYYYTHGTEDKILLWATPDITDLAHATCKTVWLPKEASSSYHLWAPDINYINNKWYIYFAADDGNTDNHQLYVIENTSPDPMKGEFKMKGCIMTNKEWNWGIHASTFVNKGVQYLLWSGWPKRRISAETQCIYIAKMKDPWTLDSPRILISKPEHEWERQWVNPDGSRTAYPIYVNEGPEYFHSKDNKKVIVYYSASGCWSPYYCIGMLTADADSDLLNPASWTKSPVPVFSQSLSGGVYGPGSVSFVPSPDGKELYMLYQARDVPNGDTGGPETRSPRIQKIDWDANGMPVLGIPVRDGVALPKPSGTPVR, encoded by the coding sequence ATGAAAATAGAATGGTATTTGTCATTAGCTGCATTATTTCTCTGCATATCCTGCGGAACCAAGGGAACAAGAGAGAAAAAAGAGCCTGTAACAAGGGGCACTTACACGAATCCTTTATTGCCGTCGGGAACCGATCCCAGTGCTGTTTTTCTTAATGGCAAATACTATTACACGCATGGCACTGAAGATAAGATTCTTCTTTGGGCAACACCTGATATTACAGACTTGGCTCATGCTACTTGCAAAACAGTGTGGTTGCCTAAAGAAGCATCAAGTTCGTATCATCTTTGGGCACCGGATATAAATTATATAAATAATAAATGGTATATATACTTTGCTGCTGATGATGGGAATACAGACAATCATCAATTGTATGTGATTGAAAATACGTCGCCCGACCCGATGAAGGGAGAGTTTAAAATGAAAGGGTGCATAATGACGAATAAAGAATGGAACTGGGGAATACATGCGTCGACTTTTGTGAATAAAGGAGTTCAGTATCTGTTATGGTCCGGATGGCCGAAACGTAGAATAAGTGCGGAAACTCAATGTATTTATATTGCAAAGATGAAAGATCCCTGGACACTTGATTCTCCCCGTATCCTTATATCGAAGCCGGAACATGAATGGGAAAGGCAATGGGTGAATCCGGATGGCAGCCGTACTGCGTATCCTATTTACGTAAACGAAGGGCCGGAGTATTTTCATTCGAAGGATAACAAGAAAGTTATTGTCTACTATTCAGCCAGTGGTTGCTGGTCTCCTTATTATTGTATAGGGATGCTAACAGCTGATGCAGATAGTGATTTGCTGAACCCGGCATCTTGGACTAAGAGCCCTGTTCCGGTATTTAGTCAGTCGTTAAGCGGTGGTGTATATGGACCGGGAAGTGTTTCGTTTGTTCCTTCTCCGGATGGCAAAGAATTATATATGCTCTATCAGGCAAGAGATGTGCCCAATGGAGACACGGGAGGGCCTGAAACCCGTAGCCCGCGTATACAAAAAATAGATTGGGATGCGAATGGAATGCCTGTTTTAGGTATTCCGGTTCGCGATGGAGTTGCTCTGCCTAAACCTTCGGGTACTCCTGTGAGATAA